GGATCCTTGAGTGTCTTCACCGTCACGGGCTTCCTGGTGTCCGTAGTTGTTACCGGAGTCTTCGTGATCGACAGCCCATTGGAAGTTGTATCTGGCTTCTCCAGACTcgtaggattcctcagaggaacgGCTCTGTTTCATAGACAGTATGGgttttattcaattatataatttACTACAGCCTCTAAGAGACAATAGTGCCGCATATTAATCAATGATCAAGGTTTGCTTAGACCTCAAATGACTAACCTGTGGTGGCCTGTATTCGTAGGACTCGAAGCTATCTGCAGCGGCAATAGCTGCCAGACCGAGGAGGATGAAGACCTGAATACGAGTtttgttaataattatataaatgaacgaACATAATTTAGGTATTCGATCATTAATATATTTCAAAGTGAATGTGGACAGTGGATAATAAATTTTAATGTTAGCTTACCTTGGTGTTCATGTTGATGTAGGATCTCAGAAGCGACTGATACTTACGTCTTACAATCTGAGCAATATATACctctgcatcgactgaaacgtgGCGCAAGGTCACTCAAGGTCAACGCTTTTACAGACGTTACTACAACTTTGGGCGGGGCGGAGACAAAGGTAGAAATATTGCAATTATATATTAATCAAATCCTTAGTACATAGGTACACATGTCTAGCACACCCGATCATATGTATGATCACACAAGACCACTTGCACAACACAAGCCGAAAATACATGTGTGCACGTAAACactcaaaggcacacacacacacacacacacacacacacacacacacacacacacacacacacacacacacagacacacacacacacacacattccacattTCTTTCTGAAGTAAACACAAATAGTCATTAGCACaaataaggagatagataaataaataattatggctACAGATGCACTGGTATACGATGACTGATTATAAAGGGaagtaaattatatgtatatatataaatatctatattttaattattctacAATACGTATAACAGTCCATAATGTTAAACAGTAATTTACATTACAATtcattaaatgatgataataaagtcgTTAAGGCACTAtataaaataacttttaaaaCGTCATTAGCAACTGCCAACGTGTCCATGCACAAACCTAAAAGACAATGCGCTAACACAAAACAATTAAGGAAAgtcaaatcaaatgaaaataaaacctaAATCACATAACCAGTAGTAAGATAGTAGGAAAGTGTTAAAAGTCTTCTAATAGTTATGTGTACACCGACAGGATTTCGTGCGTAAACTTCGCTGCTTTATCAGAATCATTCTTAATTATTGCCAGATATTAATTTGGTTCGAGTCTCGCAGTGGCTTTGTGAAGGAACACAGCTATACCACGTGCAGCTCCATATGCACGTCGCCTCACGGGGACAACCGTTTTGCCAGGAGAAGGTACACTTGACCTTGACATTCTGCATTTCATTGCTATAGTTTCTCGCATAGTAAAGTTAACATTTAAGGAGGCATATCCCTGCGTGATAAGTTGAAATTTGCTACTGACTGCTTCACTTGTCCCTTTGCTAAACCTACGTCATAGGTGTTGTAAGAAATTAAGTTGTTTTTATTTAGGGTAGTAGGTCTTTGATGCCAAAAcgagtattactatcatcaacatccaCCTCCGCTCATTTTAATTTCATCATAAATAAGTGCGtgaaatataagtatgtgtgtgcttttagcacacacacgcacatatttctgGTATCTACATTCCTTTTAACAAACATAACAAGCTACACATCTTTTGTGCATATGCAACAGTAGATGATACTGACTCATCACAAGTGAACTCACTTCCGACGTACAAATGCCTGCCGCGCCACTACACGGTCATCTCATCCACATGGAAAGGTTTGCATTCATAAACATCCGAATTAACTGCAAATATGTCTTTTTAAAGGTGTGTGCCTATGTTTCCTCGCATAGGCACACACCCGCCAACATagataccacacacacgcacaaatacgtgCACTGAACGCACAAGTATATACAACACAGaccacatagatatataaacctaCTCGAGAATACTCAAGTgccatgcacgaacacacacctgCGCCTGTAATGGTAACATATGCCTGTTTAACGAACGTGACAGTATTCAATAATTACCTACATATGGATGGCAGTCTACAGTAAATACCGTACTATATAATCTAATATTCATGTTATGTTTATGTTATGTGCATGAGACAGACATCCAACTtaccaaacaaaaataataaaaaattctcGTTTCCATGTTCTTATCCAATGACATTAATTCCCTTACATCTCATATAATACTTTAGATATCTTGCATATTTTCTTTTGATGACAAGACACAAACTTTGAATATATTATAATTGTCTAATTTCTCATTTGGAATGTAGGGTAATATTTCTATTTAGGGGGGTTAAATGCGTATcttcta
The window above is part of the Penaeus chinensis breed Huanghai No. 1 chromosome 14, ASM1920278v2, whole genome shotgun sequence genome. Proteins encoded here:
- the LOC125032206 gene encoding pro-resilin-like; this translates as MNTKVFILLGLAAIAAADSFESYEYRPPQSRSSEESYESGEARYNFQWAVDHEDSGNNYGHQEARDGEDTQGSYYVHLPDGRLQTVRYVVDGDDGYVAEVNYEGEARFPDSYESASFESREYRPRYFYDSNESK